The following is a genomic window from Solanum stenotomum isolate F172 chromosome 4, ASM1918654v1, whole genome shotgun sequence.
taatattaatcatgTCCTTTTTGAAAATGACGAAATCCACCcttatatagagagagagaggaaaCCTATCCCAAATAGCTTGTGGTTCACATCCTAATTTTATGGAAATAATAACTAGGAAACTTTTAAACTAGGTATGAATTGCACTCAATTATGGGCtgaattttcatttcttttggGATCTATTCAGCCTCTTTTTGGGCGAGAAATTCAGTTCTTTGGGCAGAAATTTCAGCTCTTCTTTGTACTCCTTTTGGATCCCATATGCACTCCTCCTCTTGGGCTTCATAtggcccaatcttcttcttcttgaattCAGACTTGAACCATGAAATTCGTGTAGTACTTAATCCACTCTGTGCCCTGATTCTTGAATCATTATTGGGCTCATCTTTGGACACTTCTTCCACAATAAGCATTTTCTTGATTTCCCATTGAAGCCCGTCAATCTTTAATGGAGGTATGCCATGTGAATGCTATCGCCATCCTTACATACATGATGCATCTAACAGAATCCGAGTACCATCGGGCTTCAGAGTTCAGTGTGTAAATGTCATTCTGGTTTCAACGTTTTCTTGTTAATCTTGTATATTTGGAGAAATTTTATCAGTTTAAAGCAATTTGCTGTGTTTGGTTTATTCAGTAGCTTATATTATATCTTGTTGGTCATCTGATTACTAGGTTTTGAAGATATGGATAGCATATTTGCATCACCTGATGATTTCAAGGGCATGAAAAACAGGGACAAGATTAGAGGGCTCCATCTGCTGGAGTACTTTGTTAACCGCTGTCATGAAATTGGGGTACTGGGATTTCCTTCGATGAATCTTGGCATGAAAATTTAAGCCTAAATTACTAGCTAATATTTAAGCTTTACTGGTTGAGGGCACTATTTAAAGTTTGTTGCCCTCAAAATCTCTAAAGTATAAACACTTTAAAATTTACTGCATGTCACTTTATTTGTAGGTCCCTTGTGAAgcatggataaagaaaggtgaTCCCAAGGAAGTCATCTGCCACGAAGTCAAACGTGTACAGCCAGATCTTCTTGTGGTTGGTTGCCGTGGTCTTGGTCCTTTTCAGAGGTATGCATAATTGTAGTAGCagttacatatttttttaattttattgttatgTTTCTATGGGCATGGCCATCTTATTGAGTGTGTTTGCTCTCCACCTGGTCTCCCTAGCAAGAACATGCTTCTGGAAACATCATAAAGTATCTAATGGCCCAATTCGTGTTCTTTATCTTCTTCCACTTAACAACAGAATTAATGAccattcaaaattttcataaacaaaAAGATCTAGTGTTCATTTGTGCTTAGAAATGGAAGATTGCAGCAAGTAATATTCACATTAAACCATGTTTGAGGACAAATGGCAGTAGCCAATCAATCTCACTAAGCCCATGATTCCAACCACTACAGGTTCTATGCATAGTTAGAAACTCTTTAACACCCTTTTGGGTGGTTGTTACCAATCGTTTCGTACCGTATagttttgtggtatattgtattgtatggtattgttttgttttgtgGATAGAAAGTTGGGATTGATTATATCAGTTGGTgtggtttaaattattttatgacTTGCCGTTGATAAATCTAAATCTACAGAATAGCTGTTTAGTAAAGCTTATCAgaccatttctttttttatccATTTATCACAAATAATGCCTTGTAAATGTATTAAGTCTTAAACTATGCAACTCctaatgaaattaatcaaaaataagttaatgatattaacaacaataataagtGTGCACcttggtttgggcttgggacttccatgttggaggtctcaagttcgaaaccccttgccagcgaaagcaacgggtttgccttctgggtcgagctcgtcgcaccgggcttgcctagtgcgggttacctctcctatgtggtttgcgagctattgcataggagcgggggttttaccctgtgcgcacccaaaggataGCGGATGCGggttcccttgtcatcaaaaaaaaaaaaaaagtgcgcGCCTTTAATATTTTGGATCATAAATAGTGTTTCCTAACAGCATGCATTCATgtaatcctttttttttgtataaggtagagatttaattaaatagtacCAAGATTGTAcaggaaaagaaacaaaaacacCATAAAACAAAAAACAGCCTATTACACTCTTCTTCCTAGCATATCCAATAAATCCATATGCTGGTTCAAACTATCTATTGAACTACCTATATACCAGAATCACAAATTTTGTAAACATCTATCCATAATTCTAGAAACGTGAGTTTCTCAGCCCTTGCGTTCCTCTCTAGCCAAATTATCCATAAGATGCGTAGTGGAATAGTTCTCCATATCTACTTTTATCTCTTTTGGTATCACCTGTTGTTGCCAACCTTCCAGCATTACCCACATGCAATCATGTAATCCATAAAATggtatttttcaatttctgtataatataaataatgttAGTTTTTTCAATTGCCTGAGGACATTGTGGTTGATAATAGATATTTGCATTTACCCCATGACATCAATCAGCATTAGACACAAGTCTGCATACAACAACATTAATTATGcctcagtcccaaacaagtCGCGTTTGTACAAATCTGCATGTTGGCAATTAAATATACAAGTTTTTGAGTACAAGCTTTTTTCCAAATTCATCTCCGTTACCATTTGTCGTATCTCACTCTCTGGAATGGGAAACATAGTTCCCATTGGCTAAATGATACATCCCACCTCAACAAGTCAGTCATGTCCTAAGGATGATCTTCTTTAGACTTTTTACTCCTATTGGAAGTCGGTGCGTCTGATTAGGCACTCAAGTATGTTCATTtggagttggttgatcttcctcaaATTGCCGATATAGTTCTTGAGCCTTTTTCAAGGAGGCAGCGCCCATTTctctgggtatgttgttgtttttcaaGGAGGCAGAATTCATAGAAACCATTTCATCTACCTCATGAATGGTCAATGATGAAGTTGATGAAATGGTTTTTGTGACCTTTGATGAGGTAGATAAATGGTCTTTATGAATGCTTCCCATTCCAAATGCCAAGGAATATGAGCTATTTCAGTAAGATCAATGAACTCCTTATGCACCTAAATCAAATGCCTATTCAAGATAATATTGTTTAAACTTTTTACTCCTATTAAGTTAGTGTCTCTGAATAggctttttttttatgacaccAACTTAATAGGAGTAAAAAGTTTAAACAACATTATCTTGGAGACATGGGTGCCTTGTTGAGAAGTGAGATCGATCACTTTGCCTCTTGCCTTTCAACTATGCCGCCTATTCTAGTAAGTGAGACTTGAAAAATGGAGGAGGAGATGATTTAGAGTCTAGTATGGTCCAAAAAACCTATACATTTATTTGTCAACATGCAGGACTTGTGTTGAACACTGTGTGGATATCCATGGAAAGAACACAAGTCTCTTTTATTGGCTTGATGTTAGTTGGCTATTGAATTAGACTAACATTATTTATCTCATACCTATTAATGATTTAATGGAcaatataaatgttgcatttctAGTAAATCATTATGTTATGGATTGTATGAATGCACGTTGTTTGGAAAATTTACTTATGCCCTAACTAGAACATAAGCAGCTATTTAGTGAGAAGGAACACTACTGCTCCAATTTAGCTTCACTCACCGTGAAAATTTAAAAGGCATAAGGATATTAGGGTACACATTATCTCGAATGAAAAGATGAAAGTTGAGAGTGAGAGTGGGAGAGAGAAATCGGAGCAGAGAGATGAAAGTTGAGTTTGAAATctgattttattttgaattaattttttcttttgcattttGGAAAAGTTtaacaacttttaaaaaatgttgtTTCAGTCCACAATTAACTTACTAAAATTTCCAAGTGACCTTTGACCTTGGCTGGTCAAATGTGTCACCAATATTAATTTTGAGACTCCAAAGACACCCTCACCTCAATTTTCTCTAGTCACTTGGCCTTTATTATGTTAATACAGTAGTTGTCAATTTGCAATTAACAGACGCTAGCACCAATCCCCAATTTGATTACAAGCCTTTCAACAGACAAGTTTTTTCAGCTCTTTTCTGATGCTTTGGCATTTTCAGGAATGGAAAAAAGTTCTGATTGTTGAGTTGCAAGCAGAAAAGTAGTTGCAAAAAAAGTTGCAAATAGAAAGGCAAAAAAGATGCATTAATCAATAGGGCTTAAAACACCAGTCACTGAAATTCAAGCTAGTGATTACAAATTTAGAAATGATTAATCCTATAGAAAAAAGATTCATGGTTTCACAAAAAGTCCTATATAAAAAAGATTTCATTTCCAAAACAGAAACTTAAACTTCccgaaaaaagaaaagagaaattgCTTATTTCTTCTTAAAGGAGAATTCTGAACACCCCAGTGTAGCACATAGTGATCAAATAAAGTGCACTTCTCATCGTGTAATTTTCCACTTGGCTTTAGCCTGCCCTGGGTCTCTGTAGTCCGTTTCCAGCACCCTATGATCTGGCTGCTCCTACCACCACCTGTTAAGAGGAAATGACAAGTATTTACAAGCATCCTGATCTCTCCAATTCTCCTCTGACATAGTTGATTGCCAGATCTAATTCATTTAATGGGATTACTAAGTTGTCTTAAAAGCTTCTGATAATCACCAATACATGGACTTCAGTGTATACCCTGATGATGTGGAAAGTTGATCATGAATCTTGTAGCCAAAAAGGCTTGAGCAAGGTCCTCAATTACATTAGCCTTCTCTCACTTTATCGGGAAAACTCGAATCCTTGCTCCCTGTGCACAACAGATAGTCCAAACATGTTCAACACCAATATTTTGCTGCTCTTGTGAGCGTTATATAGCCATGGCCTCcctccttttttccttttttgagaAACGGTGATGTGCATAATATGGCACCAACGAGGTACtgtcaaaaatatttacaaGGTACCAGCAGAATATCCCTTCCAATTCTTAAAGGGATTGTAAGAGTTCAATCACTGCTTGAACATCATTTACAAAATGCTGGTTAcacaaaaaatgaaacaaaagtaAACAGATTCATCTTGATCCTTTATCTTCAAAACAGCTAGTGTTTCGCTCCGTCCAAACCGTCTACCATATGCGAGCTGGAGTGGTTTACCACCATTTCCTTTGATTGGAATTCTTGCCTCTCATGCTCCAACATTTCAGTAAGTCACAAGTACACCTCTAATGCTCCAACTTAGTCCAACCATGTTAAGAAAGAGTTGCTATAGCTGGTCCTTAAGTTGACAGTGCAAAAATAAATGATTGATACTCTCAGGCCTGTCTACACATAGATAACATCTAGAGCATAAGTGAAATCTGTTTTTTTGGAGTGTTTCCAATGTTAAACAAGCCTCTTGGGCTACCAACCAAGTGAAGAAGCCACTTTGTAAGGTGCATTTATTTTCCAGATTTGCTTCCATGGCCAAAGATTCCTTTGCTGCCCACCAGAATTTAGGTGAAAGTAACATGACTTTACTGTGAAGTTTCCCTTACTATGAATCGCTCCAAATCAGCTTCCTCACATTTGTTATTGTTCAGACCTTGACAAGACTCTAGTACTCCTAAAAAATCAGCAAGCCTTCCCATTTCCAGTCATTCAAGAGTCTACTATTGTAGAAATTCCAATGTCCATGTTTTCTGCTAGTAGCCAAACCTGTAAAGATCTACTCACTTAATCTACTTCGCAGGCTCCTATTACCCCAGCTTTGTCATGACTCATGATGAGTAATATGGAATCTGTTTGTCATTTTACTTTGCTTTTCAGAAAATAGGAGTAATGTGTTTTTTAAATAACTTCTACTTTGGGACAGTGCTTAATTGAGAGGTAAATATTTCCTTGCAGGGTTTTCGTGGGAACTGTAAGTGAGTTCTGCGTGAAGCATGCTGAATGTCCTGTTGTCACAATTAAGCGCAGTGCAGCTGAGACTCCTCAGGACCCAATAGATGACTAATTCATTTGGTGTATTTGACCACTTAATGATCAAAGATGCATACATATTGGTTGTCTGACTTGTGAT
Proteins encoded in this region:
- the LOC125863027 gene encoding universal stress protein A-like protein; amino-acid sequence: MEGEATRVMVAVNESTIKGYPHASISSKGAFEWTLNKIVRSNTCGFKLLFLHVQVPDEDGFEDMDSIFASPDDFKGMKNRDKIRGLHLLEYFVNRCHEIGVPCEAWIKKGDPKEVICHEVKRVQPDLLVVGCRGLGPFQRVFVGTVSEFCVKHAECPVVTIKRSAAETPQDPIDD